CACGGGATGATTACGAACTTGCACAATACACTCCTTCGGATTCAAATACACGAACCGACCCCACACATCAACCGTGCAAAGCCGCTCAACCACCAGGGTCAAACTCCACAAATGCAAATCCAACCCCAGCACATCCCAGTATACAAACAAACCCGCCAGCCGCACAAAAGCTAAACTCACTACAAACTGCGTCTCAAAAGAGAACAAAGGTTAAACCGCCGGTTGCTGCTCATTCCTTACGGCTTGCTTGATCCTATTTCGGCATTGAACTGGCCCAGTGACTGCGTACTGAGCACCGCGTCGTGGCTGCCAACCCGCAGGTAGCACAGCTGAGGCCATCAGATGTCCAAATCGGCGAACATGCCGTCGACGGAGGCGAAGCCTGGATCCTTCCGCTGTGACATCGTGTGGGCTTCTTGCACTGCGTCTAGGGTCTCTTGGGGCACGCTCGGCTGCACACTCAAGCTGAGGGGCACAGACCTGCGCTGCGCAATTTGCCGATAAAACATGCGCGTCAGATTGGGCAAATCAGTGCCCAGCTCATGCGCCACAGCACTGGCGGCTGCGCGCACGCTCTTGTCGACACGAATTGAGTAAGACTCCATCTGTGTCATAATGCAACCTCCAATGTCAGACAACCAACGTTATTCGTCTGACACTCTACTACGCATATAGTGCTCATACCGCGTTTAGGCTCGCAGCCCAGCCGCCGAACACCAGTGACCACAGTATTTGCCAAGGTCTCGTATCGTTTTGCTAGGTGTCAGGACTTGCCTGACGGCGCTACGGTGCAATGAGGCAGGGAGGAGGCTTGGCCCTGGCCTATTTTGGTTAGGGCATCGTAGGCTTCTTCTAGGGTGCTGACGCGCACGTCGCGCAGACCGTCGGGGACGTGTCCCACTACCTCGTCGCAGTTGCCGGCGGGGGCCAGGAACCACGTTGCCCCGTCTCGCTTGGCGCCCAGCATTTTAAGGCGTATACCGCCGATACGGCCGACTTTGCCGCCTTTTTCCATCGTTCCCGTGCCCGCTATCACCTGGCCGCCAGTCTCGTCTTGCGGGGTGAGCTTGTCGATAGCCCCCAGCGTGTACATGAGCCCAGCAGAAGGGCCGCCGATGTCCTCAACATGCATGCTGATGTCCACCCCAGTGGTGTCGGTGCCGTAGCGCTTGGTCATAAAAGCGAGCGCCTGCTTGCTGGCCGAGTCCTGGGAGCCAGACATGTCCTTCTTACTCTCCTTGTCGTAGTCCTGGCGGGACTGGCCGGGCGGGAAAACCACTTCCTGCGGCAGAACGGTGGCGTGCGGGTCAGCCCAAGCGATCAGCGTCTGCAGGCCCGAAGCTGGCGCACCTGGGATGCCTTCGGCGTTGACCGTGAGCAGCAGGAGCTTGCCCTTGCCCTCAAAAGTCGGCGCGCCCTTAATGGCAATAACTGGCTCGGAGCCCGAGCGGCCAAGCACATCCTGCGTGGGTCCGGGACTCTCTATGACGTATGGACTGGGGAGAACGAGCACAAACAGGGCCAGCAGCAGGGCCAGAATCAGCGCTTTTGTGCGGTTAGAGTAAGGCTGACTCAAGAACGCCACGAGCCCACGCGGCTGCTTAGCTGGTTCGGACTGGGAGCCCGAAAACCCTTGCGGCTCTTGGTCTTGCACAGGCATCGAAGCCCCGCTCGACGGGTTGCCACCGGCCGTCTGACTGCCGCCTTCTTGTGCGCTGGGCGTAGATGATGCGCTCTCGACATGCAAATGTGCCATATGACCCATATTATGGAAGCAAGCGACGAATGCGCTCGTGTCAGCAAATTTTAGCGATATCCGCGCATACACAGTGCCCAACCTGAGCGGCAGAACTAGAGGACGGAAACAGCATGGACGACAATGCAATCCACCAATGGATGATTGAGTGCTTTGGCCCCATCCAAGGTGAGATGGCCTGGCAGCAGTTCTCCCAGCTGCCCGAGGGGGTGCGCGAGCAGATGCGATCCCAGGGCGGCGGCCAGCTACCCAACCCCAGCGAAGTGCGGGCCATGATGGAGGCATTCACTGCTGGCGGTCTCAACACGCCCGAGCAGATGAAAGAATCCACACAAGAGGGGCCTATCAATGTCAAGCTGGCAAAGGCGATTGCCCTAGGACGGGTGCAGGCCAAGAAATCGGACTCGGTCGTGAGCGCGGCCCAGGCGGAAAAGGTGGCTCAAGCTATGAGCCAGGCCAATCTGTGGCTGGATGCAGTCTGCTCCTTCGACCCGGCGCCCGGCCAAGCTCAAGCGCTGACGCGCGCCTCCTGGGTGGAGGGGACGCTGGACTCTTGGGCGAAGTTTGCCGCCCCAGTGGCCCAGTCTATGAATAATGCCCTGCTGGAGGTGCTGGGTTCGCGCTTCGGGGACCTGCCCCAAGCGGAAATCTCTGGCATGTTCGCGGGTCCGGTGCCTATCCCTATGCCGGAGGGGCTCAAGGACCCGAAGACGCTGATCAGCTTGCTGGGCAACACCTCGTTCGCTATGCAACTGGGCCAGGCTGCCGGAGAGATGTCGAGCGAAGTGCACGGCTCCTTTGATCAAGGCATTGCTCTGCTGGAAAATCCTGCCGGTGGTCTGATTGGACAGAATATTGTGGAGTACGCCACGTCATTGGAGTTTGGTGAGGATGAGGTGATGGCATTTGTGGCCCTGCAAGAGGCTGCCCACGCCCGCCTGTACGCGGCTGTGCCTTGGCTCATGCCTCGTTTTGAAGCGCTGATTGGCAAGTACGCTCGCGGTATCGATATTGACTTAGAAGCTATGCAAGACCAGATTGACCAGGCCACCAGTCTGGACCCTGAGTCCATGGCCGGAGCCATCAACATAGGCAAGGTCGGCATGCAAGACACGCCCGAGCAGGAGGAGGCCCTGCACGGCCTGGAGACCTTGCTGGCCCTAGTGGATGGCTGGGTGGATTGCCTGGTCTGGCGAGCTGGCATGGCTCACCTGCCTCACCTGGAACAACTGCGGGAGATGATGCGTCGGCAACGGGCCGTCGGAGGACCTGCCGAGCAGACTTTTGAGAGCCTGATTGGATTGAAGTTCCGCCCCAAGCGCCTGCGCGAGGCAGCTGAGGTCTGGGAACGCATGACGGTGCAATCTGGCAGCGAAGAACGAGATGCCCTGTGGAGCCACCCCGACCTGCTCCCCCAGTTACCCGGCGATGCCAACCAGGTACAGACCTCACCAAGCACTGGCGAAGCCCAGACCGACGAGCAAGCATCTGCTAGCAACTCGGCTCAGGCAGAACCCGCCCAGAGCAAGAACAAGAACGAGGGAAGCAAGCCACACGTCATTGACTGGGATGCGGAGCTTGCTAAGCTCTTAGACGACGATGCTCAGCAGCACGACAACTCAGACGAGACGGACGGCACTAGCGGATCTACCAATGCTGACGGACCCCATAGGCCTAGCGACAACAATGGCCACGGCGATACTGACGGACCCCGTAGCCCAGAGAGCCCGAACGACCCTTCGGACCAGTGAGCACCAAGCAGTAGTGGGTCTGAGCTGGCCTGAGTATGCTCCAGGGCCAGCCCTGCCCTAGGGTATTGCAGGCACCAAAACCTATACACTAGAACGGCAAACACACTCTCCAGACTCATCGGACGCCCAGGCGCAACTCGCAACTCGCAATTCGCAACTACCCTTGCAGGAAGCGCGAAGGCGAGCGCCTGGGGCCTCCAGCCTGATTTTTTCGCTCGGCAAAGGAGATGTGCAGGCTGTCAGCCGCACGCGTCACGGCCACGTACATGAGCCGCCTCTCCTCCTCCAAAAGCGGCCCGGCAGCTGGTGAGCCAAAGGGCATCAAGCCTTCAGAGCAGCCAACCAAAAAGACATGGTCAAACTCCAGGCCCTTGGAGGCGTGGATGGTCGACACGGTCACGAGCCCTGGGCCCTGTCCACGTAAGGTCTCCAGCAGTTCAGCGTCATCCAACTGAGCCAACTGAGCAGCAGTAATAGAGCGCTGCCAGCCCGAGTCGGTCCTCACCCGGTAGTGGATGCCCGCCTGTTTCAGGGCCTGACAGATGACGGACTGCTGCG
This window of the Bombiscardovia nodaiensis genome carries:
- a CDS encoding Lon protease, translating into MPVQDQEPQGFSGSQSEPAKQPRGLVAFLSQPYSNRTKALILALLLALFVLVLPSPYVIESPGPTQDVLGRSGSEPVIAIKGAPTFEGKGKLLLLTVNAEGIPGAPASGLQTLIAWADPHATVLPQEVVFPPGQSRQDYDKESKKDMSGSQDSASKQALAFMTKRYGTDTTGVDISMHVEDIGGPSAGLMYTLGAIDKLTPQDETGGQVIAGTGTMEKGGKVGRIGGIRLKMLGAKRDGATWFLAPAGNCDEVVGHVPDGLRDVRVSTLEEAYDALTKIGQGQASSLPHCTVAPSGKS
- a CDS encoding hydrolase codes for the protein MDDNAIHQWMIECFGPIQGEMAWQQFSQLPEGVREQMRSQGGGQLPNPSEVRAMMEAFTAGGLNTPEQMKESTQEGPINVKLAKAIALGRVQAKKSDSVVSAAQAEKVAQAMSQANLWLDAVCSFDPAPGQAQALTRASWVEGTLDSWAKFAAPVAQSMNNALLEVLGSRFGDLPQAEISGMFAGPVPIPMPEGLKDPKTLISLLGNTSFAMQLGQAAGEMSSEVHGSFDQGIALLENPAGGLIGQNIVEYATSLEFGEDEVMAFVALQEAAHARLYAAVPWLMPRFEALIGKYARGIDIDLEAMQDQIDQATSLDPESMAGAINIGKVGMQDTPEQEEALHGLETLLALVDGWVDCLVWRAGMAHLPHLEQLREMMRRQRAVGGPAEQTFESLIGLKFRPKRLREAAEVWERMTVQSGSEERDALWSHPDLLPQLPGDANQVQTSPSTGEAQTDEQASASNSAQAEPAQSKNKNEGSKPHVIDWDAELAKLLDDDAQQHDNSDETDGTSGSTNADGPHRPSDNNGHGDTDGPRSPESPNDPSDQ